One genomic window of Indioceanicola profundi includes the following:
- a CDS encoding TIGR01459 family HAD-type hydrolase, producing MTSAIPLIDGLSRVADRYDGFILDLWGVVHDGAEPYPGVPECLAKLKRRGKRVCLLSNAPRRIASSRAKLDGMGITADHYDALYTSGEASWEALRDPPDAWHIALGSRLLHIGPPRDNDVYAGLPGRVRVTDPAEADFVVNTGIDDFDETLADYEGVLQACAARRLPMLCANPDLVVVVQGRMVICAGELARRYEELGGSVAYHGKPHAPVYRRCLELLGGVAPDRICMVGDSLRTDIAGANAAGIDGILITGGIHREELGTEWGAHPDPERLGALAAASGHRPTAAMPRLAW from the coding sequence ATGACCTCCGCAATCCCCTTGATCGACGGCCTGTCCCGCGTGGCCGACCGTTATGACGGCTTCATCCTGGACCTCTGGGGGGTGGTGCATGACGGGGCGGAGCCCTATCCCGGCGTGCCGGAGTGCCTGGCCAAGCTGAAGCGCCGGGGCAAGCGGGTCTGCCTGCTGTCCAATGCGCCGCGCCGGATTGCCTCCAGCCGGGCCAAGCTGGACGGGATGGGAATCACCGCCGATCACTATGACGCCCTCTACACCTCTGGCGAGGCGAGCTGGGAGGCGTTGCGCGACCCGCCGGACGCTTGGCATATCGCCCTGGGCTCCCGCCTGCTGCATATCGGCCCGCCGCGCGACAACGACGTCTATGCCGGGCTGCCGGGCCGCGTCCGCGTGACCGACCCGGCCGAAGCGGACTTCGTCGTCAACACCGGCATCGACGATTTCGACGAGACCCTGGCCGATTACGAAGGGGTGCTGCAGGCCTGCGCGGCGCGGCGCCTGCCCATGCTGTGCGCCAATCCGGACCTGGTCGTGGTGGTGCAGGGCCGCATGGTGATCTGCGCCGGCGAGTTGGCGCGGCGCTATGAGGAGCTGGGCGGCAGCGTGGCCTATCACGGCAAGCCGCATGCGCCGGTCTACCGCCGTTGCCTGGAGCTGCTGGGCGGGGTCGCGCCGGACCGGATCTGCATGGTGGGCGACAGCCTGCGCACCGATATCGCGGGCGCCAACGCGGCTGGGATCGACGGCATCCTGATCACCGGCGGCATCCACCGGGAGGAGCTGGGCACCGAATGGGGAGCCCACCCGGACCCGGAGCGGCTGGGCGCTCTCGCCGCCGCCAGCGGCCACCGTCCGACGGCGGCGATGCCCCGGCTGGCATGGTAG
- a CDS encoding ribbon-helix-helix domain-containing protein: MAARRRPAVEPNATAPEVMQSVCKNITVSGRRTSVRMEPLQWDSLADICKREMKSVHDIATLVDHRRGDSSLTAALRVFILSYFREATVRLTGLEESQARFDGPGASSGVFERAMDVFSTETPEKAED, translated from the coding sequence ATGGCCGCAAGACGGCGTCCGGCGGTAGAGCCGAATGCGACAGCACCGGAAGTGATGCAATCCGTCTGCAAGAACATCACGGTGTCCGGCCGGCGGACCAGCGTGCGGATGGAGCCGTTGCAGTGGGACAGTCTTGCCGATATCTGCAAGCGGGAGATGAAATCAGTCCATGACATCGCCACCCTGGTGGACCACCGCCGTGGCGACAGCTCACTGACGGCGGCCCTTCGGGTCTTCATTCTCAGCTACTTCCGGGAGGCCACCGTCCGCCTCACCGGGCTGGAGGAAAGCCAGGCCCGATTCGACGGACCCGGCGCGTCCAGCGGCGTGTTCGAGCGCGCCATGGACGTGTTCTCGACCGAAACGCCCGAGAAGGCCGAGGACTGA
- the scpA gene encoding methylmalonyl-CoA mutase, whose protein sequence is MTEFPKKNRADWEALAAKDLRGDSPERLVWATPEGLSVKPLYTAADLEGLETDTLPGFAPFTRGPRATMYAAKPWTIRQYAGFSTAEESNAFYKANLKAGQMGLSVAFDLATHRGYDSDHPRVVGDVGKAGVAIDSVEDMKILFDGIPLDQMSVSMTMNGAVLPVLAMYIVAAEEQGVSADKLSGTIQNDILKEFMVRNTYIYPPEPSMRIVADIIEYTALNMPKYNSISISGYHMQEAGATAVQELAFTLADGLEYVRAALSKGLKVDQFAPRLSFFFAIGMNFFMEVAKLRAARLLWAELMQKNFQPKDARSLALRTHCQTSGVSLTEQDPYNNIVRTTIEAMAAILGGTQSLHTNSFDEALGLPTPFSARIARNTQLIIAEETGIPHVVDPLGGSYYVEHLTHSLAQAARELIEQVEGMGGMTKAVDSGMPKLLIEEAAARRQARIDRGEETIVGVNKYRPANPEKVDVLDIDNTAVRESQIARLKRIRETRDEAKVRETLAALTRAAQTRSGNLLDLAVQAARARATVGEISDALEQVFTRHRAVIRSVSGVYGAAYEGDEGFRMIQKEIEAFAEEEGRRPRMLVVKMGQDGHDRGAKVIATAFADIGFDVDVGPLFQTPEEAARQAVENDVHVVGVSSQAAGHKTLVPGLIEALRNEGAGDVIVVCGGVIPPQDYDFLLKAGAAAIYGPGTHIPQAAAEILQIIRSRRAKAA, encoded by the coding sequence ATGACCGAGTTCCCGAAGAAGAACCGCGCGGACTGGGAGGCGTTGGCCGCCAAGGACCTGCGCGGCGACTCGCCGGAGAGGTTGGTCTGGGCGACTCCAGAGGGACTTTCGGTCAAGCCGCTCTATACCGCGGCCGACCTGGAAGGCCTGGAAACGGACACCCTGCCCGGCTTCGCCCCATTCACCCGCGGCCCGCGCGCCACGATGTATGCGGCCAAGCCCTGGACCATACGACAGTATGCTGGCTTCAGCACGGCCGAAGAGTCAAACGCCTTTTACAAGGCGAACCTCAAGGCCGGCCAGATGGGCCTGTCGGTCGCCTTTGATCTCGCCACGCATCGTGGCTATGACAGCGATCATCCAAGGGTTGTGGGCGATGTCGGCAAGGCCGGGGTCGCCATCGACAGCGTCGAGGATATGAAGATCCTGTTCGACGGCATTCCGTTGGATCAGATGTCGGTCAGCATGACCATGAACGGCGCCGTGCTTCCGGTGCTGGCCATGTACATCGTCGCCGCCGAAGAGCAGGGGGTGAGCGCCGACAAGCTGTCCGGCACCATCCAGAACGACATCCTCAAGGAGTTCATGGTCCGCAACACCTATATCTATCCGCCGGAGCCCTCCATGCGGATCGTTGCGGACATCATCGAGTACACGGCGCTGAACATGCCGAAGTACAACTCGATCTCCATCTCCGGCTACCACATGCAGGAGGCCGGGGCGACGGCGGTGCAGGAGCTGGCCTTCACCCTGGCCGACGGGCTGGAATATGTGCGCGCAGCGCTGAGCAAGGGGCTGAAGGTCGACCAGTTCGCGCCGCGCCTGTCCTTCTTCTTCGCCATCGGCATGAACTTCTTCATGGAGGTGGCGAAGCTGCGCGCCGCCCGCCTGCTGTGGGCGGAGCTGATGCAGAAGAACTTCCAGCCCAAGGATGCCCGCTCGCTGGCGCTGCGCACCCACTGCCAGACCTCCGGCGTCAGCCTGACCGAGCAGGACCCCTACAACAACATCGTCCGCACCACGATCGAGGCGATGGCCGCCATTCTGGGCGGCACGCAGAGCCTGCACACCAACAGCTTCGACGAGGCGCTGGGCCTGCCCACGCCCTTCAGCGCCCGCATCGCCCGCAACACCCAGCTGATCATCGCGGAGGAGACAGGCATCCCCCATGTCGTCGATCCGCTGGGCGGCAGCTATTATGTTGAGCACCTGACCCACAGCCTGGCCCAGGCGGCCCGTGAGCTGATCGAGCAGGTGGAGGGCATGGGCGGCATGACCAAGGCGGTCGACAGCGGCATGCCCAAGCTGCTGATCGAGGAGGCCGCCGCCCGCCGCCAAGCCCGCATCGACCGGGGCGAGGAAACCATCGTCGGCGTCAACAAGTACCGTCCCGCCAATCCGGAGAAGGTGGACGTGCTGGACATCGACAACACCGCCGTCCGCGAGAGCCAGATCGCCCGCCTGAAGCGCATCCGCGAGACCCGGGACGAGGCGAAGGTGCGGGAGACGCTGGCGGCGCTGACCCGTGCGGCGCAGACCAGGTCGGGCAACCTGCTGGACCTTGCCGTCCAGGCCGCCCGCGCCCGCGCCACGGTGGGCGAGATTTCCGATGCCTTGGAGCAGGTCTTCACCCGCCACCGCGCCGTGATCCGCAGCGTCTCCGGCGTCTATGGCGCGGCCTATGAGGGGGATGAGGGGTTCCGGATGATCCAGAAGGAGATCGAGGCCTTCGCCGAGGAGGAGGGCCGCCGGCCCCGCATGCTGGTGGTGAAGATGGGCCAGGACGGGCATGACCGGGGAGCCAAGGTGATCGCCACCGCCTTCGCCGACATCGGATTCGACGTGGATGTGGGGCCGCTGTTCCAGACGCCGGAGGAGGCCGCACGGCAGGCGGTGGAGAACGACGTCCATGTGGTGGGCGTCAGCTCCCAGGCCGCCGGTCACAAGACCCTGGTTCCGGGGCTGATCGAGGCATTGCGGAACGAGGGGGCCGGCGACGTCATCGTGGTGTGCGGCGGCGTCATCCCGCCCCAGGACTATGATTTCCTGCTGAAGGCCGGGGCCGCCGCCATCTACGGCCCCGGCACGCACATCCCCCAGGCCGCCGCCGAAATCCTGCAGATCATCCGCAGTCGCCGCGCCAAGGCCGCATAA
- a CDS encoding DUF4097 family beta strand repeat-containing protein: MNAPALPDRPRLQPGVPAGGIAALAVAGVMLVWGLVAGGNEEQRDFAAPRAPQAPHAPLAPLAPIPPLPHISVGHEDIQGVVAEAMRNVDVEAIRRDAMAAVEDARREMEAMQTEMQRSTGQRATAAGQFHGTDAIDAVYEVTGGVKLVNLRGDLVISAGAPGQVRLMVEEGGRKLNTVVADGQLTVTGMGDQSPVTAILEIPADSHLFLAAFSGDLSLDGSFHGDLTADIMSGDIAAEQLASATIQIHNRGDVSVDRVDGKLGLSVYGSGDFSANQVGSLALELPGRSSISIERVADGAFMSIPGRAEVHIGEVSGPVKAAFMGSGEITVERGRAESLNVAMLGNGDFTFTGTAVDPELFMGGSGTILVPNIEGTPRIHRAGSGDIVTKH; the protein is encoded by the coding sequence ATGAACGCCCCCGCCCTCCCCGACCGCCCTCGGCTTCAACCCGGTGTCCCCGCCGGCGGCATCGCCGCGCTCGCAGTCGCGGGCGTGATGCTGGTCTGGGGTCTGGTGGCCGGTGGAAATGAGGAGCAGCGGGACTTCGCAGCACCTCGTGCGCCTCAAGCGCCCCACGCCCCTCTGGCACCGCTCGCGCCCATTCCGCCGCTGCCCCATATTTCGGTCGGACATGAGGATATCCAGGGCGTCGTCGCCGAAGCCATGCGCAACGTGGATGTCGAGGCGATCCGCCGCGATGCCATGGCCGCGGTGGAGGATGCCCGGCGGGAGATGGAGGCGATGCAGACCGAGATGCAGCGCTCGACCGGCCAGCGCGCCACCGCCGCCGGCCAGTTCCATGGGACCGACGCCATCGATGCCGTCTATGAGGTGACCGGCGGCGTGAAGCTGGTCAATCTGCGCGGCGATCTGGTGATAAGCGCCGGAGCGCCCGGCCAGGTGCGGCTGATGGTGGAGGAAGGCGGCAGGAAGCTGAACACGGTCGTGGCGGACGGGCAGCTCACCGTCACCGGGATGGGAGACCAGAGCCCGGTGACCGCGATACTGGAGATCCCGGCGGACAGCCACCTGTTCCTGGCGGCGTTCAGCGGGGACCTATCCCTGGACGGCAGCTTCCATGGGGACCTGACCGCCGACATCATGTCCGGCGACATCGCGGCGGAGCAACTCGCCAGCGCCACCATCCAGATCCATAACCGCGGCGACGTATCGGTGGATCGGGTGGACGGCAAGCTCGGCCTGTCCGTTTATGGCAGCGGCGACTTCTCCGCCAATCAGGTCGGGTCGCTCGCCCTGGAACTGCCGGGCCGGTCCAGCATCTCCATCGAGCGCGTCGCCGACGGCGCGTTCATGTCCATTCCAGGCCGGGCGGAAGTGCATATCGGCGAGGTGTCGGGCCCGGTGAAGGCCGCCTTCATGGGCTCCGGCGAGATCACGGTGGAACGCGGGCGGGCGGAAAGCCTGAACGTGGCCATGCTGGGCAATGGCGACTTCACCTTCACCGGCACCGCCGTGGACCCCGAGCTGTTCATGGGCGGGTCCGGAACCATCCTGGTCCCGAACATCGAGGGCACGCCGCGCATCCACCGCGCCGGGTCCGGCGATATCGTCACGAAGCACTGA
- the meaB gene encoding methylmalonyl Co-A mutase-associated GTPase MeaB → MPDQTAPQELAARLLQGDRRALARAITLTESTRADHRDQADALLAEVLPQTGRSVRIGISGVPGVGKSTFIEAFGLHTIGQGHRVAVLAIDPTSQRTGGSILGDKTRMEELSRHPSAFIRPSPAGSTLGGVARRTREAMLLVEAAGFDVVIVETVGVGQSETAVADMVDLFLLLLPPAGGDELQGIKKGIVELADLIVVNKADGDLAAAARHAVAEYRHALAMLRPPQSAWRVPVLSCSALTGAGIDKVWDSIGRYRDTLAGEGGIERRRAEQARAWMWNEIKENLIAAFSADPAVRAELKLLEREVAEGATTPGLAAKRLLGLFRGQAGS, encoded by the coding sequence ATGCCGGACCAGACCGCCCCGCAAGAGCTTGCCGCCCGCCTGTTGCAGGGGGACCGGCGGGCGCTGGCCAGGGCCATCACGCTGACCGAATCGACCCGCGCGGATCACCGGGACCAGGCGGACGCGCTGCTGGCGGAGGTGCTGCCCCAGACAGGTCGGTCCGTGCGCATCGGCATCTCCGGCGTGCCCGGCGTGGGCAAGTCCACCTTCATCGAGGCATTCGGGCTGCACACCATCGGCCAGGGCCACAGGGTAGCGGTGCTGGCCATCGACCCGACCAGCCAGCGCACGGGCGGCTCCATCCTGGGCGACAAGACCCGGATGGAGGAGCTGTCGCGGCACCCGTCCGCCTTCATCCGTCCCTCCCCCGCCGGCAGCACGCTGGGCGGCGTCGCCCGCCGCACGCGCGAGGCCATGCTGCTGGTGGAGGCGGCGGGATTCGACGTGGTGATCGTGGAGACGGTGGGGGTGGGCCAGTCGGAGACCGCGGTGGCCGACATGGTGGATCTGTTCCTGCTGCTGCTGCCCCCGGCCGGCGGGGATGAGTTACAGGGCATCAAGAAGGGCATCGTGGAACTGGCCGACCTGATTGTCGTCAACAAGGCCGACGGCGATCTGGCCGCCGCCGCCCGCCATGCCGTTGCGGAGTACCGCCATGCGCTGGCCATGCTTCGTCCGCCGCAGAGCGCATGGCGTGTGCCGGTGCTGTCCTGCTCCGCCCTGACCGGGGCCGGCATCGACAAGGTCTGGGACAGCATCGGCCGATACCGGGACACGCTGGCCGGCGAGGGCGGTATCGAGCGTCGGCGGGCGGAGCAGGCGCGCGCCTGGATGTGGAACGAGATCAAGGAAAACCTGATCGCCGCCTTCTCCGCCGACCCTGCCGTGCGGGCGGAGCTGAAGCTGCTCGAGCGGGAGGTGGCGGAGGGCGCCACCACGCCCGGCCTCGCCGCCAAGCGCCTGCTGGGCCTCTTCCGCGGTCAGGCCGGATCATAG
- a CDS encoding DUF484 family protein, whose product MTTRHDMGRDPGPITSPLGEDLTAEDVAAYLRDHPDFLANRPDLIPHLVPPAADRGDGVLDMQYFLLQKLRAQLEGLQEQQRELIATTRANLNNQNRVHAAVLFLLDAASFEQLVQTIATDLAVLLDLDVAALAVEGVSSDMPHIHRSGVRVLEPGTVDKWLGTKRDLVLRENSPGLPEIYGAQGAGMVRSEALVRLRIGADAPQGILALGSREPDMFHQGQGTELLTFLARVVERAIRMWLDIPRA is encoded by the coding sequence ATGACGACAAGGCACGACATGGGCCGCGACCCCGGACCGATCACCAGCCCGCTGGGCGAAGACCTGACCGCCGAGGATGTCGCGGCATATCTGCGCGACCATCCGGATTTCCTGGCCAACCGGCCCGACCTGATCCCGCATCTGGTTCCCCCGGCCGCCGACCGCGGGGACGGCGTGCTGGACATGCAGTATTTCCTGCTCCAGAAGCTGCGGGCGCAGTTGGAGGGCCTGCAGGAGCAGCAGCGGGAGCTGATCGCCACCACGCGGGCCAATCTGAACAACCAGAACCGCGTCCATGCCGCGGTCCTGTTTCTGCTGGACGCCGCCAGTTTCGAGCAGCTGGTCCAGACCATTGCCACCGATCTGGCCGTGCTGCTGGACCTGGATGTCGCCGCCTTGGCGGTGGAGGGCGTGTCGTCCGACATGCCCCATATCCACCGCAGCGGCGTGCGCGTGCTGGAGCCGGGCACGGTGGATAAGTGGCTGGGCACCAAGCGCGATCTGGTGCTGCGGGAGAACAGCCCCGGCCTGCCGGAAATCTACGGCGCGCAGGGGGCCGGCATGGTGCGTTCGGAAGCGCTGGTGCGGCTGCGCATCGGCGCCGACGCGCCGCAGGGCATCCTGGCGCTCGGCTCGCGCGAGCCGGACATGTTCCACCAGGGCCAGGGCACCGAGCTGCTGACCTTCCTGGCCCGCGTGGTGGAGCGCGCGATCCGCATGTGGCTGGACATCCCGCGGGCATAG
- a CDS encoding tyrosine recombinase XerC, with protein MASLGFACQPDLDAALGRWFRFLETERGASAHTLRSYRNDVTGFLAFLAGHLGRAPGLRELGDLRITDFRSWLAARAADGAGAATRARSVAGVRNLFRWLDRAGIVHCAAVSVLTAPKAPRPAPRPLTAADAGLVLETAAEMADEPWVGLRDKALLTLLYGCGLRISEALGLNRGDLPPGAASVRVLGKGSKQRQVPVLPVVHEAVAAYLSSCPHGGGRADPLFLGVRGERLNDRVARKRMEEMRRHLRLPDSATPHALRHSFATHLLSGGADLRAIQDLLGHASLSTTQRYTDVDTERMLAVYDQAHPRARRS; from the coding sequence ATGGCCAGCCTGGGCTTCGCCTGCCAGCCGGATCTGGATGCGGCGCTGGGGCGCTGGTTCCGGTTCCTTGAGACGGAACGGGGCGCCTCCGCCCATACGCTGCGCAGCTATCGCAACGATGTGACCGGCTTCCTGGCATTCCTGGCCGGCCATCTCGGCCGCGCGCCCGGCCTGCGGGAGTTGGGCGATCTGCGCATCACCGATTTCCGATCCTGGCTGGCAGCCCGCGCCGCGGACGGGGCGGGCGCGGCCACGCGGGCGCGCAGCGTCGCCGGCGTGCGGAACCTGTTCCGTTGGCTGGACCGGGCGGGCATCGTCCATTGCGCCGCCGTGAGCGTGCTGACCGCGCCGAAGGCTCCCCGCCCCGCCCCCCGGCCGCTGACCGCGGCGGATGCCGGGCTTGTGCTGGAGACCGCGGCGGAGATGGCTGATGAGCCCTGGGTGGGCTTGCGCGACAAAGCGCTGTTGACCCTGCTTTATGGCTGCGGGCTGCGCATCTCGGAGGCGCTGGGGCTGAATCGCGGCGATCTTCCGCCGGGTGCGGCATCCGTCCGGGTGCTGGGCAAGGGATCGAAGCAGCGGCAGGTTCCGGTATTGCCGGTGGTGCACGAGGCCGTGGCCGCCTACCTGTCATCCTGCCCGCATGGCGGCGGCAGGGCCGACCCGCTGTTCCTGGGCGTGCGGGGGGAGCGGCTGAACGACCGGGTCGCCCGCAAGCGGATGGAGGAGATGCGCCGCCATCTCCGCCTGCCGGACAGCGCGACGCCGCATGCCCTGCGCCACAGCTTCGCCACGCACCTCCTGTCCGGCGGAGCCGATCTGCGCGCCATCCAGGACCTGCTCGGCCATGCCAGCCTCAGCACCACCCAACGCTACACCGACGTGGATACGGAACGCATGCTGGCCGTCTACGACCAGGCGCATCCGCGCGCGCGCCGGAGCTGA
- the ypfJ gene encoding KPN_02809 family neutral zinc metallopeptidase — MRWREGRRSTNVEDRRGQSAGGFGGGFRRGGIGGGLPIGRLGLGGTVAVILLALVFGIDPMMLLGGGGMVDDRSYAPAQQEQQLSQADQELAEFVSVVLADTEDTWNTVFQRDLNADYPEPTLVLFTQAVQSACGRAGASVGPFYCPGDQQLYIDLSFYRQLREQLGAPGDFAQAYVIAHEVGHHVQTVLGISEQVREAQAAMGQAESNAMSVRMELQADCFAGLWGHYAQQRQLLEQGDLQEALNAAAAIGDDRLQRQSQGQVVPDSFTHGTSEQRATWFRRGFESGRIDSCDTFAAGAL, encoded by the coding sequence ATGCGGTGGCGGGAAGGACGGCGGAGCACGAATGTCGAGGATCGGCGCGGCCAGTCGGCCGGCGGATTCGGCGGAGGTTTCCGCCGGGGCGGAATAGGGGGCGGGTTGCCCATCGGGCGGCTGGGCCTGGGCGGTACGGTGGCGGTGATCCTGCTGGCGCTGGTGTTCGGCATCGATCCGATGATGCTGCTGGGCGGCGGCGGCATGGTGGACGACCGTTCCTATGCCCCCGCCCAGCAGGAGCAGCAGCTTTCGCAGGCGGACCAGGAGCTGGCCGAATTCGTCTCCGTCGTGCTGGCGGATACGGAGGATACCTGGAACACCGTGTTCCAGAGGGACCTGAACGCCGACTATCCGGAGCCTACGCTGGTGCTGTTCACCCAGGCGGTGCAGTCGGCCTGCGGCCGCGCCGGAGCCTCCGTCGGCCCCTTCTACTGTCCCGGCGATCAGCAGCTCTACATCGATCTCAGCTTCTACCGGCAGCTTCGCGAGCAGTTGGGCGCGCCGGGCGATTTCGCCCAGGCCTATGTGATCGCCCATGAGGTGGGCCACCACGTCCAGACCGTGCTGGGCATTTCCGAGCAGGTGCGCGAGGCGCAGGCCGCCATGGGCCAGGCGGAATCGAACGCCATGTCTGTGCGCATGGAGCTTCAGGCCGACTGCTTCGCCGGTCTGTGGGGCCATTATGCCCAGCAGCGGCAACTGCTCGAGCAGGGCGACCTGCAGGAGGCCTTGAATGCTGCCGCCGCTATCGGCGATGACCGGCTCCAGCGCCAGTCCCAGGGCCAGGTCGTTCCCGACAGCTTCACCCACGGCACGTCGGAGCAGCGGGCGACCTGGTTCCGCCGGGGCTTCGAGAGCGGCCGGATCGACTCCTGCGATACCTTTGCCGCGGGGGCGCTCTGA
- a CDS encoding MFS transporter has product MTSVPAPSPVPDPDRRLALILCACEVLGMAGTMTLPALLPALLAEWGLGAAEGGWLVGIAQAGYVAAVPLLVTWTDRIDPRRIYIACTVLAALSVAGFAWLADGFWSAMLFRALGGVALAGTYMPGLRILSDHATGPRARRYMSFYTASFALGSSVSVLLGGWVAEAGGWRMAFWASALATLLAVLLAFRIPAADPDRPAPEGNILDVRPVLRHRPAMGYILAYTVHCWELFGLRGWLVAFLGFAALSAGTAIEPGTLASIAAFVLLLSLPASILGNEAAERWGRTRFLTFAMWISAALACVVGFTAGLPLWLVVAVCSAYAVTVNWDSASLTVGAVTEAVEGRRGATMAVHSFLGFTGAFVGPVVFGLILDMAGGPDSRTAWGLAFLSFGAVVALGPLFLRRSARCPGRV; this is encoded by the coding sequence ATGACCTCCGTTCCCGCCCCGTCCCCCGTTCCCGACCCTGACCGCCGCCTGGCGCTGATCCTCTGCGCCTGTGAGGTGCTGGGCATGGCGGGCACCATGACCCTGCCGGCCCTGCTGCCGGCCCTGCTGGCCGAATGGGGGCTGGGCGCGGCGGAGGGCGGATGGCTGGTCGGGATCGCCCAGGCCGGCTATGTGGCGGCGGTGCCGCTGCTGGTCACCTGGACGGACCGGATCGATCCCCGCCGCATCTATATCGCCTGCACGGTGCTGGCCGCCCTGTCGGTCGCTGGATTCGCGTGGCTGGCGGACGGCTTCTGGTCGGCGATGCTGTTCCGCGCCCTGGGCGGCGTCGCCCTGGCCGGCACCTACATGCCGGGGCTGCGCATCCTGTCGGACCATGCGACGGGGCCGCGGGCGCGGCGCTACATGTCCTTCTATACCGCCAGTTTCGCGCTGGGCAGCAGCGTATCGGTGCTGCTGGGCGGATGGGTGGCGGAGGCCGGCGGCTGGCGCATGGCCTTCTGGGCTTCGGCGCTGGCGACGCTGCTCGCGGTCCTGCTCGCCTTCCGCATCCCCGCCGCCGATCCCGACCGGCCAGCGCCGGAGGGCAATATCCTGGATGTGCGCCCGGTGCTGCGCCACCGGCCGGCCATGGGCTACATCCTGGCCTATACCGTCCATTGCTGGGAGCTGTTCGGGCTGCGCGGCTGGCTGGTTGCCTTCCTCGGCTTCGCCGCGCTCAGCGCCGGCACGGCAATCGAGCCCGGCACCCTGGCCAGCATCGCCGCCTTCGTGCTGCTGCTGAGCCTGCCGGCCAGCATCCTGGGCAACGAGGCGGCGGAGCGCTGGGGCCGCACCCGGTTCCTGACCTTCGCCATGTGGATTTCGGCAGCACTGGCCTGCGTGGTGGGCTTCACCGCCGGCCTGCCGCTCTGGCTGGTGGTGGCGGTCTGCTCAGCCTATGCCGTCACCGTGAACTGGGACAGCGCCAGCCTGACGGTGGGCGCGGTGACCGAAGCGGTGGAGGGCCGGCGCGGCGCCACCATGGCGGTGCACAGCTTTCTGGGCTTCACCGGCGCCTTCGTCGGCCCGGTGGTCTTCGGCCTGATCCTGGACATGGCCGGCGGCCCCGACAGCCGCACCGCCTGGGGCCTCGCCTTCCTGAGCTTCGGCGCGGTCGTGGCGCTGGGCCCGCTGTTCCTGCGGCGGTCGGCGCGGTGTCCGGGACGTGTCTAG
- a CDS encoding SEL1-like repeat protein: MRRIARISLLASALLAAPPLLALIPTPAMAEAPPRKPEPAGGQDAALPAAAAVTNAPALPRNADDALRALDARARAGELDAQIGLAEYFVSGTKPDPRDVKRALFWYEQAAGRGDADAAWALASLNRYRHELLEKSRADMEEAVRWYRHAADQGHAEAMYDLGLMYTEGSGVPRDTVQAAHWFERAADAGIARALFMLGILYEQGVDGAPDLETAAGWYSQAAATGDATAEVALKRLAEGQGNVRIADLPLERAMAKTATAAARQAPPAAEKQKQAAKPVPVTQAGVKEIQQLLARLGYKPGKADGHLGKRTTAAIRAYQKAQKLSVDGRATQTLLEHLRRRVQA, translated from the coding sequence ATGCGCCGGATTGCCCGCATTTCCCTGCTTGCCAGCGCCCTGCTGGCCGCCCCGCCCCTCCTCGCCCTCATCCCAACGCCCGCAATGGCGGAGGCGCCGCCGCGCAAGCCTGAACCGGCTGGCGGCCAGGACGCCGCCTTGCCTGCCGCCGCCGCGGTGACCAATGCCCCCGCCCTGCCCCGGAACGCGGACGACGCGTTGCGCGCGCTGGATGCCCGTGCCCGTGCCGGGGAGCTGGATGCGCAGATCGGTCTCGCCGAATATTTCGTATCCGGAACGAAACCCGACCCGCGGGACGTGAAACGGGCGCTGTTCTGGTACGAGCAGGCGGCCGGCCGCGGCGATGCCGATGCCGCCTGGGCGCTGGCTTCCCTGAACCGCTACCGGCACGAGCTGCTGGAGAAGAGCCGGGCGGACATGGAGGAAGCGGTCAGATGGTACCGCCATGCCGCCGACCAGGGCCATGCCGAGGCGATGTACGATCTGGGCCTGATGTATACCGAAGGCAGCGGCGTTCCCCGCGACACGGTCCAGGCGGCCCATTGGTTCGAGCGCGCCGCGGATGCGGGCATCGCCCGGGCCCTGTTCATGCTGGGCATCCTCTATGAACAGGGGGTGGACGGCGCGCCGGACCTGGAAACCGCCGCCGGCTGGTACAGCCAAGCGGCAGCCACCGGCGACGCCACGGCCGAGGTGGCGCTGAAGCGACTGGCCGAGGGACAGGGCAATGTGCGGATCGCGGACCTGCCGCTGGAACGCGCCATGGCCAAGACGGCCACCGCTGCCGCCCGGCAGGCCCCGCCCGCCGCCGAGAAGCAGAAGCAGGCCGCCAAGCCGGTGCCCGTCACCCAGGCCGGCGTGAAGGAAATCCAGCAGCTTCTGGCCCGATTGGGATACAAGCCCGGCAAGGCCGACGGCCATCTGGGCAAGCGCACCACTGCCGCCATCCGCGCCTATCAGAAGGCGCAGAAGCTGTCGGTGGACGGACGCGCCACCCAAACACTGCTGGAGCATCTGCGCCGGCGGGTCCAGGCCTGA